One region of Miscanthus floridulus cultivar M001 chromosome 19, ASM1932011v1, whole genome shotgun sequence genomic DNA includes:
- the LOC136525330 gene encoding uncharacterized protein, whose protein sequence is MADNNRGQTLIAGAGLGVLTVNSGLAIYRARDDVASALFVAASYLLLLLLFACLRAYERAAPGSPARERARRAAWPVTALLTLAFAWKVAAVMPSHVAAGVVWGLAVATTASGFFALFLQA, encoded by the coding sequence ATGGCGGACAACAACCGGGGGCAGACCTTGATCGCCGGCGCGGGCCTCGGCGTGCTCACCGTCAACTCGGGCCTCGCCATCTACCGCGCCAGGGACGACGTGGCGTCCGCCCTCTTCGTCGCGGCCTCGTACCTGCTCCTGCTGCTCCTCTTCGCCTGCCTCCGCGCGTACGAGCGCGCGGCGCCAGGGTCCCCCGCCAGGGAGCGGGCCAGGCGCGCCGCGTGGCCCGTCACCGCGCTGCTCACCCTGGCCTTTGCGTGGAAGGTGGCCGCGGTCATGCCGTCGCATGTCGCGGCCGGCGTCGTCTGGGGTCTGGCCGTCGCCACCACCGCCAGTGGCTTCTTCGCGCTCTTCCTGCAGGCCTGA